One window of Burkholderia vietnamiensis LMG 10929 genomic DNA carries:
- the pxpA gene encoding 5-oxoprolinase subunit PxpA, whose protein sequence is MEIDLNADLGEGCGSDEALLDLVTSANIACGWHAGGANAMRDCVRWAVQKGVSIGAHPSFHDPENFGRKEMQLPPGDIYAGVLYQLGALSAIAQAEGGRIAHVKPHGALYNQAARDPTIADAVVSAIHDFDPSLSVFGLANSVFVAAARHAGLVAIEEVFADRGYRADGTLVPRSQPGALIDDEDAVLARTLDMVRERQVRAVTGEWVPLNAQTVCLHGDGPHALAFAKRIRAALETAGIDVIAPGALQAGEDA, encoded by the coding sequence ATGGAAATCGATCTGAACGCCGATCTCGGCGAAGGATGCGGATCGGACGAGGCGCTGCTCGACCTCGTCACGTCGGCGAACATCGCATGCGGCTGGCATGCAGGCGGCGCCAATGCGATGCGCGACTGCGTGCGCTGGGCCGTGCAGAAGGGCGTGTCGATCGGCGCGCATCCGAGCTTTCACGATCCGGAGAATTTCGGCCGCAAGGAAATGCAGCTGCCGCCCGGCGACATCTATGCCGGCGTGCTGTACCAGCTGGGCGCGCTGTCGGCGATCGCGCAGGCCGAAGGCGGCCGCATCGCGCACGTCAAGCCGCACGGCGCGCTGTACAACCAGGCCGCGCGCGATCCGACGATCGCGGACGCGGTCGTGTCGGCCATCCACGATTTCGATCCGTCGCTGTCGGTGTTCGGGCTCGCCAACAGCGTGTTCGTCGCGGCCGCGCGGCATGCGGGCCTCGTCGCGATCGAAGAGGTGTTCGCCGATCGCGGCTACCGCGCGGACGGCACGCTGGTTCCGCGCAGCCAGCCCGGCGCGCTGATCGACGACGAAGATGCGGTGCTCGCGCGCACGCTCGACATGGTGCGCGAGCGGCAGGTGCGCGCGGTGACGGGCGAGTGGGTGCCGCTCAATGCGCAGACCGTCTGCCTGCACGGCGACGGCCCGCATGCGCTCGCCTTCGCGAAGCGGATTCGCGCGGCGCTCGAGACGGCCGGCATCGACGTGATCGCGCCCGGCGCGCTGCAGGCCGGCGAAGACGCGTAA
- a CDS encoding 5-formyltetrahydrofolate cyclo-ligase, whose product MEHEVSESIACNPVPNPKVALRRTLSGARRDAASQPAANAALEARLRGLLEQLAPRTVGFYWPLPGEFDARDAVLAWAAAGPGRRAALPVIGEKHTPLAFHAWDAHTPMREGHHRIPEPASGIAVVPDLLLIPCVGFDLQRYRLGYGGGYYDRTLAAWPGDTLPVTVGIAYDACRVDALPAEAHDLAMGWIVTDRALYPDAG is encoded by the coding sequence ATGGAGCACGAAGTGAGCGAAAGCATAGCATGCAACCCTGTGCCGAACCCGAAGGTTGCACTGCGCAGAACGCTGTCCGGCGCGCGTCGCGACGCCGCGTCGCAGCCGGCCGCGAACGCCGCGCTCGAGGCCCGGCTGCGCGGCTTGCTCGAACAGCTCGCGCCGCGCACGGTCGGCTTCTACTGGCCGCTGCCCGGCGAATTCGACGCGCGCGACGCCGTGCTCGCGTGGGCCGCCGCCGGCCCCGGCCGCCGCGCCGCGCTGCCGGTGATCGGCGAGAAGCACACGCCGCTCGCGTTCCATGCATGGGATGCGCACACGCCGATGCGCGAAGGGCATCACCGGATTCCGGAGCCCGCGTCGGGCATCGCGGTCGTGCCCGACCTGTTGCTGATTCCGTGTGTGGGATTCGATCTGCAGCGCTACCGGCTCGGCTACGGCGGCGGCTATTACGACCGCACGCTCGCGGCATGGCCGGGCGACACGCTGCCGGTGACGGTCGGCATCGCGTACGACGCGTGCCGCGTCGACGCGCTGCCGGCCGAGGCGCACGATCTGGCGATGGGCTGGATCGTCACCGACCGCGCGCTCTACCCGGACGCCGGATGA
- a CDS encoding winged helix DNA-binding protein: MKRSPTKIVSSEHLVSESSVELSELEYGLIMAGNAFNRWMVRCMSAAGAKDMTAVEVSLLHHVSHRERKKKLADICFVLNIEDTHVATYALKKLIARGYVKSEKSGKEVFFFATDAGRALCMKYREVREHCLIETLKDSGLTNEQIGDAAQLLRNASGLYDTAARAAASL, encoded by the coding sequence ATGAAGCGTTCTCCGACCAAGATCGTGTCATCCGAACACCTCGTTTCCGAGTCGAGCGTGGAGCTGTCGGAGCTCGAATACGGGCTCATCATGGCCGGCAACGCGTTCAACCGCTGGATGGTGCGCTGCATGTCGGCCGCCGGCGCGAAGGACATGACGGCCGTCGAGGTGTCGCTGCTGCATCACGTGAGCCACCGTGAGCGCAAGAAGAAGCTCGCCGACATCTGCTTCGTGCTCAATATCGAGGATACGCACGTCGCGACCTATGCGCTGAAAAAACTGATCGCGCGCGGCTATGTGAAAAGCGAGAAGAGCGGCAAGGAAGTGTTCTTCTTCGCGACCGATGCGGGCCGCGCGCTGTGCATGAAGTATCGCGAGGTGCGCGAGCACTGTCTGATCGAGACGCTGAAGGACAGCGGCCTCACCAACGAGCAGATCGGCGACGCCGCCCAACTGCTGCGCAACGCATCGGGCCTGTACGACACCGCCGCGCGCGCGGCCGCCTCGTTGTAA
- a CDS encoding peptide ABC transporter ATP-binding protein codes for MNAVNETRRASPDGQAVLVADQLAKHYTVRRGMFGQGTVKALNGVSFTLERGKTLAVVGESGCGKSTLARQLTMIETPTSGSLMIDGNDVAGAGRHTVADLRRRVQMVFQNPFASLNPRKTVEQTLAEPLEINANLSAAERAARIAQMMRTVGLRPEHAKRYPHMFSGGQRQRVAIARAMILEPRIVVADEPVSALDVSIQAQILNLFMDLQEQFNTSYVFISHNLSVVEHVADDVMVMYFGSVAELGDKATIYARPRHPYTRALMSATPAIFEEDRRVQIKLQGELPSPLNPPSGCAFHQRCPYAVERCRVEEPQLRDVDGRRVACHRAEEVGEANA; via the coding sequence CTGTCAACGAAACGCGCCGCGCGTCGCCCGACGGGCAGGCCGTGCTGGTTGCCGACCAGCTCGCGAAGCACTACACGGTCAGGCGCGGGATGTTCGGGCAGGGCACCGTGAAGGCGCTGAACGGCGTGTCGTTCACGCTCGAGCGCGGCAAGACGCTCGCGGTGGTCGGCGAGTCGGGCTGCGGAAAATCGACGCTCGCGCGCCAGCTCACGATGATCGAGACGCCCACCTCGGGCAGCCTGATGATCGACGGCAACGACGTGGCCGGCGCCGGCCGCCACACCGTCGCCGACCTGCGCCGCCGCGTGCAGATGGTGTTCCAGAACCCGTTCGCGTCGCTGAATCCGCGCAAGACCGTCGAGCAGACGCTCGCCGAGCCGCTCGAGATCAACGCAAACCTGTCGGCGGCCGAACGCGCGGCGCGCATCGCGCAGATGATGCGCACCGTCGGCCTGCGCCCCGAGCACGCGAAGCGCTATCCGCACATGTTCTCGGGCGGCCAGCGCCAGCGCGTCGCGATCGCGCGCGCGATGATCCTCGAGCCGCGCATCGTCGTCGCCGACGAGCCGGTGTCCGCGCTCGACGTATCGATCCAGGCGCAGATCCTGAACCTGTTCATGGATCTGCAGGAGCAGTTCAACACGAGCTACGTGTTCATCTCGCACAACCTGTCGGTGGTCGAGCACGTCGCGGACGACGTGATGGTGATGTACTTCGGCAGCGTCGCCGAACTCGGCGACAAGGCGACGATCTACGCGCGGCCGCGCCATCCGTACACGCGTGCGCTGATGTCGGCGACGCCGGCGATCTTCGAGGAAGACCGCCGCGTGCAGATCAAGCTGCAGGGCGAACTGCCGTCGCCGCTCAATCCGCCGTCGGGCTGCGCGTTTCACCAGCGCTGCCCGTACGCGGTCGAGCGCTGCCGTGTCGAGGAACCGCAGCTGCGCGACGTCGACGGACGTCGCGTGGCCTGCCATCGCGCCGAGGAGGTGGGGGAGGCGAATGCCTGA
- a CDS encoding TraB/GumN family protein, giving the protein MPDGLAARAPRVRRSGAGRARMLRACRNARRWSVRTVTGAALAGACVAASVLVPAAAARAQERMPSSSPIHRAQAPSPGMTLPGFHAPSVSNGTVARGTVRVQPARMPFYVATRGKVTLYVLGTLHTGDPSDYPSAQPFRPTILAALAASPTLALELSPDDLLESQDDVSKYGVCRYPCLQRLLPEPLWQQLAARLRGNPAALAEIRRMRPWLAALVVETYDSLSAGLQTEYGTEAQLQNVFLKKKGGRVIGLETLAEQMRAFTGLTLAEQREMLAQDMVQTPAQNAADIGALHRLWRIGDADAISAWAVAKSERLARSKALSASIDNKILYERNRRFVARMTAIAAPNRPVFVAIGALHLGGQRGVLELLRQQGYRVDAN; this is encoded by the coding sequence ATGCCTGACGGGTTGGCGGCGCGCGCGCCTCGCGTGCGCCGGTCGGGAGCCGGCCGCGCGCGCATGCTGCGCGCGTGCCGCAACGCAAGACGCTGGAGCGTGCGCACGGTCACGGGCGCGGCGCTGGCCGGCGCCTGCGTGGCCGCGAGCGTGCTGGTGCCGGCCGCGGCCGCGCGCGCGCAGGAGCGCATGCCGAGCAGTTCGCCGATTCATCGGGCGCAGGCGCCGTCGCCGGGCATGACGCTGCCGGGCTTCCACGCGCCGTCCGTGTCGAACGGCACGGTCGCGCGCGGTACGGTGCGCGTGCAGCCGGCCCGCATGCCGTTCTACGTCGCGACGCGCGGCAAGGTCACGCTGTACGTGCTCGGCACGCTGCATACGGGCGACCCGTCCGACTACCCGAGCGCGCAGCCGTTCCGGCCCACCATCCTCGCGGCGCTCGCCGCCTCGCCGACGCTCGCGCTCGAGCTGTCGCCGGACGATCTGCTGGAATCGCAGGACGACGTGTCGAAGTACGGCGTCTGCCGCTACCCGTGCCTGCAGCGCCTGCTTCCCGAGCCGTTGTGGCAGCAGCTCGCCGCGCGGCTGCGCGGTAACCCGGCCGCGCTCGCCGAAATCCGCCGGATGCGGCCGTGGCTCGCCGCGCTGGTGGTCGAGACGTACGACTCGTTGTCGGCCGGCCTGCAGACCGAGTACGGCACCGAGGCGCAGCTGCAGAACGTATTTCTGAAGAAGAAGGGCGGCCGCGTGATCGGCCTGGAGACGCTCGCCGAGCAGATGCGCGCGTTCACCGGCCTCACGCTCGCCGAGCAGCGCGAGATGCTCGCGCAGGACATGGTGCAGACGCCCGCGCAGAACGCCGCCGACATCGGCGCGCTGCACCGGCTGTGGCGTATTGGCGACGCCGACGCGATCTCCGCATGGGCGGTCGCGAAGAGCGAGCGGCTCGCACGGTCGAAGGCGCTGTCGGCGTCGATCGACAACAAGATCCTGTACGAGCGCAACCGGCGCTTCGTTGCACGGATGACGGCAATCGCGGCGCCGAACCGGCCGGTGTTCGTCGCGATCGGCGCGCTGCACCTGGGTGGCCAGCGCGGCGTGCTCGAATTGTTGCGCCAGCAAGGGTACCGGGTCGACGCGAACTGA
- a CDS encoding lytic transglycosylase domain-containing protein: MSNSLFRVYRAVALTLSAAALVAGTSACAAPGDDTLAGDDQIFVQLREAARRNDAAKAAQLASMIPNYPVPSYVEYFQIKPQLFDSTGRARVDAPDAPVQSFLQRYDGQAIADRLRNDYLLVLGARHDWRGFDDQYKRFVLDDDTQVKCYALESRAARGENVADAARALLVEPKYYGDACVDLITALTVNQQFTSDDVWQQARLAFEQNYTTLGGKIVDALGPRPAGFDQATSAPPLYLARGVGADAASHQLALIALGRMARNDPDAAAGMLTSLAGSLTKQEQAIAWGAIGYQAAIKRSALASDWYAKSANAPLSNPGYEWRTRAALLAGNWPMVRWSIEQMPPSLRSDPAWIYWHARALKQSGDTLQANQEFEQVAGQYNFYGQLAGEELGQRTSVPPRTKVSDAEIDAMSKIPGFALAQRFYGLNLRLEGNREWNWPLRGMTDRQLLAAAAYGKRVELLDRTVNTADRTKAEHDFTLRYPSPYRDIVERYAQSTGLDVEWAYGLIRQESRFITNARSSVGAGGLMQLMPATAQLVAKKLGMGTITRAQMHDIDTNIQLGTWYLADIYNNFDSSPVLATAGYNAGPGRPRQWRQVLTRPVEGAIFAETIPFNETREYVKNVLSNTVYYAALFEGKPQSLKKRLGTISP; the protein is encoded by the coding sequence ATGTCGAACAGCCTTTTCCGAGTATATCGCGCGGTCGCGCTCACGCTTTCGGCCGCCGCGCTCGTGGCGGGCACGAGCGCGTGCGCCGCACCGGGCGACGACACGCTCGCCGGGGACGATCAGATCTTCGTGCAGCTGCGCGAAGCCGCGCGCCGCAACGATGCCGCGAAGGCCGCGCAGCTCGCGTCGATGATCCCGAACTATCCGGTGCCGTCCTACGTCGAGTATTTCCAGATCAAACCGCAGCTGTTCGATTCGACCGGACGCGCGCGCGTCGATGCGCCGGACGCGCCGGTGCAGTCGTTCCTGCAGCGCTACGACGGCCAGGCGATCGCCGATCGCCTGCGCAACGACTACCTGCTCGTGCTCGGCGCGCGCCACGACTGGCGCGGCTTCGACGATCAGTACAAGCGCTTCGTGCTCGACGACGACACGCAGGTCAAATGCTATGCGCTCGAATCGCGCGCGGCGCGCGGCGAGAACGTCGCCGATGCCGCCCGCGCGCTGCTCGTCGAGCCGAAATACTACGGCGACGCCTGCGTCGACCTGATCACGGCGCTCACCGTCAACCAGCAGTTCACGAGCGACGACGTGTGGCAGCAGGCGCGGCTCGCTTTCGAGCAGAACTACACGACGCTCGGCGGCAAGATCGTCGACGCGCTCGGCCCGCGCCCGGCCGGTTTCGACCAGGCGACGAGCGCGCCGCCGCTGTACCTCGCGCGCGGCGTCGGCGCGGACGCCGCATCGCACCAGCTCGCGCTGATCGCGCTCGGCCGGATGGCGCGCAACGATCCCGATGCGGCCGCCGGAATGCTCACCTCGCTCGCCGGTTCGCTGACGAAGCAGGAGCAGGCGATCGCGTGGGGCGCGATCGGCTACCAGGCCGCCATCAAGCGCTCGGCGCTCGCGTCCGACTGGTATGCGAAGTCCGCCAACGCGCCGCTGTCGAACCCCGGCTACGAATGGCGCACGCGCGCCGCGCTGCTGGCCGGCAACTGGCCGATGGTGCGCTGGTCGATCGAGCAGATGCCGCCGTCGCTGCGCAGCGATCCCGCATGGATCTACTGGCACGCGCGCGCGCTGAAGCAAAGCGGCGACACGCTGCAGGCGAACCAGGAATTCGAGCAGGTGGCCGGCCAGTACAACTTCTACGGGCAGCTCGCCGGCGAGGAGCTGGGCCAGCGCACGTCGGTGCCGCCGCGCACGAAGGTGAGCGACGCCGAGATCGACGCGATGAGCAAGATTCCGGGCTTCGCGCTCGCGCAGCGCTTCTACGGCCTGAACCTGCGCCTCGAGGGCAACCGCGAATGGAACTGGCCGCTGCGCGGGATGACCGATCGCCAGCTGCTCGCCGCCGCCGCGTACGGCAAGCGCGTCGAGCTGCTCGACCGCACGGTGAATACGGCCGACCGCACGAAGGCCGAGCACGACTTCACGCTGCGCTATCCGTCGCCGTACCGCGACATCGTCGAGCGCTATGCGCAATCGACCGGGCTCGACGTCGAATGGGCGTACGGGCTGATCCGCCAGGAGTCGCGCTTCATCACGAACGCGCGTTCGTCGGTCGGCGCGGGCGGGCTGATGCAGCTGATGCCGGCCACCGCGCAGCTCGTCGCGAAGAAGCTCGGGATGGGCACGATCACGCGTGCGCAGATGCACGACATCGACACCAACATCCAGCTCGGCACCTGGTATCTGGCCGACATCTACAACAACTTCGACAGCTCGCCGGTGCTGGCGACCGCCGGCTACAACGCCGGGCCGGGACGGCCGCGCCAGTGGCGCCAGGTGCTGACGCGGCCGGTCGAAGGCGCGATCTTCGCCGAGACGATTCCGTTCAACGAGACGCGCGAGTACGTGAAGAACGTGCTGTCGAACACGGTCTACTACGCGGCGCTCTTCGAGGGCAAACCGCAGTCGTTGAAGAAGCGCCTGGGCACGATCTCGCCCTGA
- a CDS encoding biotin-dependent carboxyltransferase family protein encodes MTQKTAPGTIEVVRAGPLSTVQDLGRRGMRHLGVAQGGALDGLALEVGNRLVGNRPDAAAVEITIGPAAFRFTRATRIAITGTEFGATLDGKPVYSWWSLPVDAGQTLVLPAAKRGMRGYLCIAGGIDVLPVLGSRSTDLAARFGGLGGRALRDGDRLPVGVPPAGAGCLASDAPEFGVKAPAWCAFVRVDEPPRRHRPAHAPWAMPVRVLPGPDYASFSAESQQALWDEEWLVTANSNRMGYRLAGAELVRERPVELLSHAVLPGTIQVPPNGQPIVLMHDAQTTGGYPKIGTVIRADLWKLAQARLNLPIRFVRTTPEAARAALNAERAYLRQIDVAIEMREETRRRAQSRAA; translated from the coding sequence ATGACCCAGAAAACCGCCCCCGGCACGATCGAGGTCGTGCGCGCCGGCCCGCTGTCCACCGTGCAGGATCTCGGCCGCCGCGGGATGCGCCATCTGGGCGTCGCGCAAGGCGGCGCGCTCGACGGCCTCGCGCTCGAAGTCGGCAACCGGCTGGTCGGCAACCGTCCCGATGCGGCGGCCGTCGAAATCACGATCGGCCCGGCCGCGTTCCGCTTCACGCGCGCCACGCGCATCGCGATCACCGGCACCGAATTCGGCGCGACGCTCGACGGCAAGCCGGTGTATTCGTGGTGGAGCCTGCCGGTCGACGCCGGACAGACGCTCGTGCTGCCGGCCGCGAAACGCGGGATGCGCGGCTACCTGTGCATCGCGGGCGGCATCGACGTGCTGCCGGTGCTCGGCTCGCGCAGCACCGATCTCGCGGCGCGCTTCGGCGGCCTCGGCGGCCGCGCGCTGCGCGACGGGGACCGGCTGCCGGTCGGCGTGCCGCCGGCCGGCGCCGGCTGCCTCGCGTCCGATGCGCCCGAGTTCGGCGTGAAGGCGCCGGCGTGGTGCGCGTTCGTGCGCGTCGACGAACCGCCGCGCCGCCACCGTCCCGCGCATGCACCGTGGGCGATGCCCGTGCGCGTGCTGCCGGGCCCCGATTACGCGTCGTTCTCGGCCGAGTCGCAGCAGGCGCTCTGGGACGAGGAATGGCTCGTCACCGCCAACAGCAACCGGATGGGCTATCGGCTCGCCGGCGCCGAGCTCGTGCGCGAGCGGCCGGTCGAGCTGCTGTCGCACGCGGTGCTGCCCGGCACGATCCAGGTGCCGCCGAACGGCCAGCCGATCGTGCTGATGCACGACGCGCAGACCACCGGCGGCTACCCGAAGATCGGCACGGTGATTCGCGCCGACCTGTGGAAACTCGCGCAGGCGCGGCTCAACCTGCCGATCCGCTTCGTGCGCACGACGCCCGAGGCCGCGCGCGCCGCGCTGAACGCGGAACGCGCATATCTGAGACAGATCGACGTCGCGATCGAGATGCGCGAGGAGACGCGTCGCCGCGCGCAATCGCGCGCAGCGTGA
- the pxpB gene encoding 5-oxoprolinase subunit PxpB — translation MTQPRIYPLGDAALVCEMPAPATLDCQRRVWAVAEAARAWPDVIDVVPGMNNLTIVFDALASTAESLTPALRDAWDSADVAPVPGRDVEIPVEYGGAAGPDLAAVAAHTGLSADEVVARHAGGEYVVFFVGFQPGFAYLGGLDPALHTPRRAAPRLEVPAGSVGIGGAQTGIYPATAPGGWQLIGRTSQVLFDPARPQPTLLLPGDRVRFTIAGVDAT, via the coding sequence ATGACGCAACCCCGCATTTATCCACTCGGCGATGCCGCCCTCGTCTGCGAGATGCCGGCGCCCGCCACGCTCGATTGCCAGCGCCGCGTGTGGGCCGTCGCCGAAGCCGCGCGCGCGTGGCCCGACGTGATCGACGTCGTGCCGGGCATGAACAATCTGACGATCGTGTTCGACGCGCTCGCCTCAACCGCCGAGTCGCTCACCCCGGCGCTGCGCGACGCGTGGGACAGCGCCGACGTCGCGCCCGTGCCGGGCCGCGACGTCGAGATCCCGGTCGAGTACGGCGGTGCCGCCGGCCCCGATCTGGCGGCCGTCGCCGCGCACACCGGGCTGTCGGCCGACGAAGTGGTCGCGCGCCACGCGGGCGGCGAATACGTCGTGTTCTTCGTAGGATTCCAGCCGGGGTTCGCGTATCTCGGCGGCCTCGACCCGGCGCTGCACACGCCGCGCCGCGCCGCGCCGCGGCTCGAGGTGCCGGCCGGCTCGGTCGGCATCGGCGGCGCGCAAACCGGCATCTATCCGGCCACGGCGCCGGGCGGCTGGCAGTTGATCGGCCGTACTTCGCAGGTGCTGTTCGATCCGGCCCGGCCGCAGCCGACGCTGCTGCTGCCCGGCGACCGCGTGCGCTTCACCATTGCCGGAGTCGACGCGACATGA